The DNA sequence tgtacacgttccttgacctatttgataccacatatcctcggaggattccacaactaagggggagaatatatttagggggagaatatatgaaagggggaagaaaaagtaagttagctttcttctgttgtctacaactaagggggagtaaactactctttagtggtGTACTGCTGAGGGGAGATttatctttcaactaaggaggatgattgatctttcatctaaggaagatagctacttatcactaaggggaacctgatcaaggtaacgggaggagaagtataaggtgatacaattattcttcagtaagtggtagacaagaacttattcattaccactgaagaattcaatgaagctgctgattgttctttgcataatggaatgttttgaattctcttcaagacagactatgaggattatctggcaggtaagcaagaaccagagaaataaaggtgatatgcacatttgttatttctattcatgaaatctggaaatgtattatatgatccagaaactttgtagcattatttactagtccaggattttactttttctagtgttagttgagttatcctccagaggatttgcttgttatgattaacaaacaaatagggggagattgtaagtctaaatgtaaagacaaccctatctgttacatagggatgataactcaacaatagaacaggacaagtaaataacactacgcctgcaccggaatcggaagatacgaagacaaaggttgaagaagccatctacagtcttgaaggaataagttcactggaagaagttcattaatatgttcatgcctcagtgaagaataaagattgaagtattcaagattgtggaagcaatgaagatgttgtccaagtactcgaaagatttcagtgcaacccctgaagcaagatatttctatatatcttggttggttatttataatcaacaaactgaagcataaactaacccggaaccgactgatcaagtatattatcaagcaaaggattcaaggaattatttcagttcgagtcgttcgtgaaccagaccagtgcacgggacgtcaggacgtacgaaagtattcagtggattcgatcaacgaattaattgatcaagtcaatcgagctgctcctaGATATATTGTCAAAGGacttttaattagatatatatgtatatatatatattaattgtgaattatttgaatttaaataattcaagtaattaatttgacacaattatatatatatatatatatatatatatttaattcctTGTGCAAAATGGAAGGGCTTGAATTCTTCTAAGTCAATATTCCTTGCACAGTGAAAGAGttgaggcgcaaggtttgactaaagtcaaaacctgcgcttcaCTCCTTCACTGTAATGTTGAAATGGAGTAAATCAGCCAAGTCCACTGTGATGCTCAGGCGCATcatttgactttggtcaaagcgcaacatttgaccaagtcaaatggtGCGCCTCTGACCATGATTCAAGAGCTATGCATAAGTGTGTGAATAATTTAACTAAGTCCCTGTATACACACTGTGCTACTCaattggagcgcaaactttgaccaagtcaaagtttgcgcctccaacagTGTCATCCacttagaattattctaagtaCTCCTCTACAGTGGAACACTGTATtagcgccatgtttgacttcactggcgcaaggtttgaccacagTGGAGATGTGTGTATTTGGGGCGCaactctcatatatatatacatttacatatatgtatatgaaagtggcgccaccaCCAATATATtctgagttagatttattttcataaatcgaatccgtccaggacgaactcaagtcgtccaggacgaactcgttaaccatggttagtttatgaaagcctataaatatgtgattgtggttctcacaatttacacacatccttcgggatggatgaccaagtgctttgcacaaactctctcaaatatacacacaccctagcctagttttgtaccataaatatttgtagtggatagggcttgtaatatttagaggagtggtcattgtagccaaccttcgggtttggatttgtagcaccttcgaggtatttatcaatatacagatataccttggaaaatattgtgtgttggtttaatattttcatatcctcagaaaccgaccgaataattatccggaacacgaaacccattacaggactgcaatttatttatccgcaagattcgaaagaattttaaattgtagtgagtatcgtattcaacccccccttctacgatactttggacctaacagtagGATATTATACAATTTAAGAAGAAGATGGATGcctaaaaataaactaaatcaTAAGTCAAACAATGTAGTACGACTGTACAAGGAATGTTACATTTTATTTCATGGACCATAATCAAAACAGTCTAATGTCCACATTTGACATAAATTTTTTGTTACAGGAGAAAGCATTGGAAGCATCTATGAATGACATTAATAACTAATTTGCAAAAGGAGCTGTGTAACAAGATTAGGCAGTGCTGGTGGATCTCTTGTGTATGTGTTCAAATACTATTAACTGAGACTTCTTCCAATTCCATTTGCATTTGTTAAACGCTATTCGTATGTCTTGTTTGCAATGTGAAGTTTTCTTTATCTTTCTTTAAATCCCTTTGATAGAAATTAACAAGCACACACTCTCAGTTCTCATTACTTATAAATCGCTCTGTCCTCCAATTTGGTCTACTGCAGTGAAACTTTTCCAAGTGGCTGTATGACATTGGACATTGCATTGGGTAGCGGCCTTCCTAGAGGAAATATTGTTGAGGTAAGAGACTTTATGTGCACACAATTATCCTGTTCTATACATTAAACTTTCCATTGTACTATATTGTATAGTTTGGTCAAAAGTTATtagtttttgatatatttttgcttttttttaaGGTATGTTTTCATACACACTTTTGGGTATTCTTAAGCTGTCAAGCATCCGAAATCCTAATTTGTCGTGCTACTTAGCatgttagaatcaacttgttgtacCAAAAATAATTCTCTGACGTTGCTCTATTTAGCATGTTAGAATCAATCCGTTGCACCAAAAAAATTCTCTCACATTTGTTTtactgtataattttaaaagataatttataataatttattattataataataatttctaaacttgataaatgataaatatcaaaaaatttatataacacataaatttaaaattatcttttatttataattatttttcatttataaacaataaacatttttttaaatcaaaagaaaatcGTGCATATATTAATATCTCAATTCTTGATAAGGGCAAGTAAACAGAGTCccatgattaaaaaaatcaaaatattactgCTTAATCGCTAATGGCCCATGATAGAATTGTTCACTTGCTTTTTTTCCTTCTGGGGTCGCATATTGTTTTCAATTTATGATGTTGGATTGTCTGTGCAGGGTTGAACTAGAGTTGTTTCCACCAAGTTGCTTGGAGCTTAGAGACAAGcacaaaaataaatcatttCAAACTTTGAATTCCTTATTAATCCACAGTCAGTAAGCTGTGAATTCCTGAACCTCGAGCTAAACTACTTTTTTGTGCATAtacttttattttgaaataattaatgaatgaaaattatcgtatacatatttgttttaataaatagaAAGACCCTGCTGAATCAATTGTCAGATTTACGCACTTCCTAAAGATTTCTTGATATGTTTTGTCACTGGTCCTTATTCAATATATATGGGTGGATTTGCTGTTATAATATATGGCTGGCACACGACATTATTAGTTATGGGATTGTTCATGTTGGCCTTATCTGTTAGTTatcttatattatatgtggcTTTGGGTTGCTAATGTTAACCACCTAGCAAGGTTGTATAGTCATTCTTTAATGTTATATTTTGGAGTCTATTATTATGTTGCACTTAATTTGGTTGCTTCGTCTTTTTTAGTCTTGTGCTTCCATTTTTTTTACTGTTGTAGTTATCTTATCCTGCATCTGTATATCTTAAGATGCATGGCCCTACACCTCTCTGGGTTGAAGGTCAGaccttatgttatatttttagttaGCCGGAAAAATTGCCTAATATATGCCTGAACATATTTCATTTATGTTTGATGATGAAAACATTTTAattcaaagaaaaaatattgGACGCGTGACAGAGAAGAAGATCCCGTTTTTTTAAATGCTTCTCATGTTACAGAAGAAGTTGGTCTTTGTCAAGATTTGGGAGCTTTTCTTGATAAAAAGGTAGTTACATGTCTTCGCCAACCATCACAAGGACCAACATTTGGAATCAAGTGAGGTGCAGCAGGTGGCGGATATAGTCAAGTTATTCCAATGGATGAGTTCAATCTTCACTTAACAGGAGATATTCATGCGATAACAGCTGTAAACAACCTTTTGACTGGTGCCATTGATGCACGAATGTTTCATGAATCAACCCAAAGTGATAAAGCACTTTTTAACCGTTTGTGTcctgctgacaaagaaggtaaaAGAAAATTTAGCGACTTCATGTTCAGCCGTTTAGAAAAACTTGATATCACATGCACTATAATTTTTACTTGGGACTAGGGTGGGTACCTAATTTTACATGAAAGAATTTTCATCTATCTAATCAGGCTGTTGCTATTCAAGATCAGGTACTTTCTTTGTGTGAATTCAAGATTTTCTAAGGAAGATAAggaattaaattatattatattttcttttcagaTAATGGTGATAGTggacacaaaaataaaaatgtccCGTCAGGATTTATTGTACATCTATTACTCATCTTGGAGTCCTAAAGGTCTATCAATTTCCCGtacattattttttgtttttattgcaCTCTACAATAATTgttattagaattttttttcttacttACTTGAACCTACTAAGGTGATTTGTGTTTCCATGTGGTAGTGTTTTTGTCATAGATGACTTCAAAGGAATCGAGGGGAGTTGTTGTTGAGGGGAAAAAGGCATTTGTTTTAGCTCAATCAATTTTTACACGGCTTAAACATTGGAGGTGCTACAATCAGTTTGGTATCTGGAGGTAATATTAGATCCAGTGGAGGCTTCATAGGGCTGAGACTAGCAGTCAGACGAAAGGCCCTCGACAGTCAGAGAAAGATCCATAGTGCTTTGCCGAAACTTTCGGGAATTTAATGGAAGCAAGGACGGGACCGGAAGTGTATACCATGGTCTCCACGCTCAGTTTTAGCTCAAAGACCGAGACTacttaaaaattaaacaaatttaatcCTGCATTGTAATCCacatattttttgtaaaaatgcATTCAATTATTTTACAAGCATAAATACGTTTAACAAAAAGATTTTAAgtgattttctattttaatagtTGAAATCTAAAAATGCCCGTGCCTTCTATTATGCTAGTATTATTCAATATCAGAATGATGATAACTTAAACTTGataatgaataataaataataaatagttaataattataattaatattaacatTAATTATAACAATCAAGAATTAAGAACAATGCTTATCATTATTGTTAGGCTAAAACACACATAAGCCCTTCAAGTTGACATCGATGTTCACATGAGCCCTCAAACTACCGTTTTGTACGGTTCAGCACCTCAACTACCAGATTTGTTTGCATAAACCCTAACCCGGTTTTTCCTATACTCACAGCTCTCAGTTGGCAAGGACAAGCGAGTAATTACCCATAAACAATGGAAATTGTACACATTGACCCTAATATCTTTGGGTTGAAAAGCCAGAAATCAAGCTGCAACACACATAAGCTTTGGAGAGTGAGCTCAGAGGGACTCGACCTTGCAAACTCCATTTTAGCTcgatttgttttgattttcgaaGGAGGATTGGCGCGAAATGAACATCCGACCCACGATGGTTGTCCGTGACTACGATGACCCTCATTCACCACAATATGGTATGTGATCTACTACTTCTATTGTACTCATTTGTAGAAGCTAGGTTACATTTCGACTTTTTTGTGTTGTGGTGTACAAGTGCATAGTTGAACTGCTTAGTATAGCCTTGTGTATGCCTTGCTCGTGTTTTACTGTATGTTTGAATTTGAGTTAACActgaaatatttgtttttgtcCGTAGCTAGTGGTGTCGACATGTTAAGTGTGAGGTTATATCATGGTGGAATGCTCAACCGGTTACCTCATACAGAATATCTAGGTGGCCAGCTAACTGTCTACGATTTTTGGGGGTTAGATTCCATCTCCCTCGAAGAAATAACCTCTAAAATAGAAGCCTTAGGATATGTTGGGATTCATTCTGTTTATTATAGAGTTCCAGGACTGCTAATGGATGTTGGCATGGttgaaataaaaaaagagtGTGATCTTACAAAGATGCTAGAGTATGCCAAGGCTAACAACTATAGGATAGATTTGTATGTTAAACATTTCTTCTTGGAGGAAGGGTCAGGACAGACTTCTAATGACATTTATTCCAATGTTTGTCCAGATGAACATGTTTCAAATGAAAGTCATGATGTAGGTTATTTCATTGATGAGATTGAAGATTATGAGTGGGAGGACAGTGACTACTCAATGGGAGAGGAGGAGGATGACAGATTATTTGCAGAGAATGTGGATGAAGAGGCTGAATGGATAGGTAGGATCAAGCAGACACTGGGATTGTCAGAAGATGGGGATGATAGTGTTGGTGTAGACTCTGATGAAGAGGTGTCCAAGGAATCAGATGTTGATTCTCTAGAGCAGTTCATGGAAACTCTGGCAGATGAGTGTATTGTTGGAATGAAGAAGATTACTTGGCCAATTTATGAAGACTCAGATGATCCTGCATGGGAGGTTGGCATGCTATTTAAAGACCAGCAAGAATGTAGGGACTCCATAATCAAGCACAGCTACAAACAGGGTAGGCAAATCCACTTCATCAAATCTGACAAGAAGAGGGTCAGAGCTGTGTGCAAACATCCTTGCCCTTGGTATATGTATGCAAGCTTGAATTTTGATAAAACATTTCAAATGAAGCAAGTGGGTCCAGGTGCATATATCATGTTATattctcattttttatttattcattttgtATGTATTTATTTCTTTAACTACTTTTTGGTCCTTTATTGGCTTTTGCTGTTCACATGTCTTAAAGGGTACATATGGTCTGCAGTTTATGTAACCCTAGATCTATAATATGCAGAACACACATGTGTTAGGCAGCAGAGGGATCTTCCCCTAATTCATTCTGGGTTCCTAGCTCAAAAGTATGAATCTGAATTCAGAATTAACCCTTCTTGGCCCATCACTGCTTTCCATAAGAGAGTTTTAATGGATATTCAAATTGATTTCAATCCAAATGTGTTGAGGAGAGCTAGAAGGAAGTGTATGAAGAACATAAAGGGGATAGATGCTGACCAGTATGCAAAGCTATGGGACTATAGGATGGAGTTGCTGCAGAGGAATCCTAATTCTACTATTGAGCTTCAATTTGAGTCTGGTAAGCCTCAATACCTcactgtcccatttaattttacAGTTCATGTAATTTTAGGCTTCTGTAAATGTTTAGGGCTCCCTGGAGTGTTCAAAAGGATGTACATATGCTTTGGAGGACTCAAACATGGATTCAAGTTAGCTTGCAGAAAAGTAATTGGTCTTGATGGCACTCACATAAAGAATCATTACAAAGGCCAGATACTCACAGCAGTTGGGGTTGACCCAAACAACTGTATGTACCCTCTTGCTTATGCTGttgttgaagctgaaaacaaagaTTCTTGGGACTGGTTTGTGAAGCTGCTAAGACAGGACATTGATGCTGGTGATGGTAGAGCATGGACCATTATAAGTGATAGACAGAAAGGACTGTTGAATGTTGTGGCAGAGGTGTTGCCTGCAGCTGAACACAGATTTTGTGTTAGACACATGCACAACAACTTCAAGCAAAAGTATCCTGGTAGGTCCTTGAAAGATAAGATGTGGTGTGCTGCAAGAGCTCCTAATGTTCAAACTTTCAATGAGTACATGGAGCAAATCAAGAGAGAGCTCCCTGCAGCTTATGATTGGTTGGCTAATGTACCTCCACATCACTGGTCTAGGTCATCCTTCAAAACAGAGAACAAGTGTGATATTCTCTTAAATAACATGTGTGAATCATTCAACAAGAGCATTGTCACTGCAAGGTCTGAATCTATCCTTGTGATGCTAGAGATGATAAGGGAATATCTGATGGCCAGACtgcaaaaaaaaagagagaaggcTGGTACATGGGAGGATAGGAGAGTGACCCCAAAGTGTGGGTTGTTGATTGACAAATACAAGAGGTGGAGTGGTAATGTTTATTCAGCATATGCtggctacaatttgtttcaagtTAACACTGTTAGTGGCAATCGATTTGCTGTTGACCTAAACAAATGGACTTGTGGATGTGGTAGATGGGAAGGCCTAAACTCAAGCGAAGACGTGATGGAAATGACGACAAGGATAAAACTGGTGCAGATGGGGTCAAAGTGTTGAGGAGGGTAGACCAAACTAGTGTTAGGTGTAGCCGATGTAAGCAAAGTGGCCATAATAAAAGAACATGCAAAGATGCACAATCATCGACTGATGACCATGTTGGTGCAACTGCTGTACCTACACCAATAATTGTTGCTGACACTGCAGCCCTCATTGTAGAGGATGATCAAAATCCTGACTGCATTTTGGAAATGGATGTACATGAAGCACCAGTGGGCACTCAAGGTAGTCAGACCTCAGCAGCAGAATCAAATGTTGAATGGCCTCAAGTTGTTGGCACCCCACCTGAAACTGTGTGGCCAGCTTGGCCTGGAGTGGAGCTAGTTTCACAGGTTGTCAAAGGCAAACAGACCCTCAGAGGTGGTAAGGGGAACAACAAGAACAAGTTACCCCCTCCAACAAACTACACTGGACCAAGCCTACATGGTTGCAGTACAGAGGAACCTGTCCAGCAGTTCAAGACACATGTAGGTGGAACTGAGGTTGAGTCGGCAACATTTACGAAGAACGGCAGTTATGTTTACACACAAGGTGCTCTAACAAAGGCTTTGGCAGCAGCTAAAAGGAAGGTTGGTGAGGGCAATAGTATTGCAAGTCAGTTAGATGATACCATGCATACAGATGGAACTGGAGATGAAGCTGGTGGTGAGGATGCCACGTAGATATGATCTTGAATGGTGGTGATGCAGTAGTTGCAGACTGAAAACTTGTCCTCCTTTTGACTTTTTTTGGTGAGCCTATCAGTGAAACTGTTAGTGCTGTGCAAGACATCTAATGCTACTACCTTGAATCCTTAAAactttgttttgattttgttgCTAGTTTGAATTTTGCCACTAAACTAACTGATGTATGGCTCAGTCAAAATTGCTTTTCTCTTTATGgtcatattcaaggtattgtaaCTTGTAACTTGCATTTATGTTGGTTGTTATGACCCTGCCTAAGTACGAAATCCATCTATATAAACCAGGTCTTCAGCTTCAGTTTTTCACATCcacaaaacacaaaaacacaGAAACACAGTGCTAAAAAATGGTCAACTGGAGCAAACCATCCTTGAACCACTACAAGGTGAATGTTAAGGGCTTCTTCAATAGGCCTAGTTTCACAGCAGTGGTGGGTTGCATCATCAGAAATGATGGTGGACAATGGGAGAAGGGGTGTGGGGGTGTCATTGGCCTTGCGGATCCAGTCTCGGCACAGCTATGGGCCATTTTCTATGGCCTTAAGCTTGCATGGGAGTGTCACAAGACCAGTCTCATTCTTGAGACTGACTGTGAGGCGGCACTAGGCCACGTACTCCATCCAGACCCAGCTTACCCACTGGCTGATCTGGTCACTATGATCAACAACCTCCGGGCGGAGGCGTGGGATGCTCTTGAGTTGGTATGCATCCCGGAGTCCGCAAATGCTGCAGCAACTGCTTTGTCCTCCCACTGCCTAGCTGGTCGTGGCGGTGTGGATGATTTTGTTTCACCACCTCGATCCATTAGGGCCATCATCTCTCTTGAGATGGCAAATTAAGAGGGTAGTTGTTCTGTTTGTAAGGTTGTTTCCTTTCTATTATTATGTATTTGAATCAATGGGGCTGCTTTATTAAGATGTTTATGAATGTGTTGTTTTGTTACATAATTAAGCATCTTCATTCATTCATTCATTAAAAAGATCAAAttacaatatacatatacactaATACATCATACTAATACAATGCCAGAACAACAACACAACTAAAACTGCTAAAGCACACAGCCATTGCTTCATTCTCCTCTCGTTTCGACCACGCTTCTCGATTTCACATTCCAATCTTTCGATTCTTTTTAACAAGCCAGGGATAATATTTCGAGATCTACCACAAACAGGAGGGTCATGCCACTGGTGAAAGTTGCATCCCATCCTACGGTTCTTCTGCAAACAGAAGCAAACACACATATTTAAAAACAGAGAAAAAAACTAACAATGTGTTGCACTAGCTCCTTACCATGTACATGGAGCAACCCCAGAATCTCCTCCCAGGATTCTTGTCGGTCCACGACGTCCTCAGCACTGGACTCAAACCGCAACCACAAAAATCAGGACTGTGAACATTTGATGCAGAGCTATACGAAGACATTGACAGAGGAGAGGTTGAGCTTCTTTGATTGCAGTGCGTTTATATATATTCAACCATACTACACTGTTGCAGTTTAAAATGGAGGGTTAATGTATACGTTGAGGTTCCAGCAAAAGTAGCTTGCCCACACTGCCCTTGCACTCTAACGGCTAACTGAGAGCTGTGAGTATAGGAAAAACCGGGTTAGGGTTTATGCAAACAAATCTGGTAGTTGAGGTGCTGAACCGTACAAAACGGTAGTTTGAGGGCTCATGTGAACATCGATGTCAACTTGAAGGGCTTATGTGTGTTTTAGCCTTATTGTTATTACTTGCACAACATACTTCCACAACATAGCCCTGTCTTGTCAACAAGCCGGAGACATCTTTCACCAGACTCCAATTtgactttctctctctaaaaatcctctctcacacacacaattCTCCAAATCCACACACACAAAACCCCAATCCATGACTTGTTGACCTAAATCTCACCGTCGCCAATGGATTCTCTGTTCCCGGAGCCATCGGAGCCTCTATTACTCGAAGATTTCGGCCAAAAAGTTGACCTGACCCGGAGGATCCGAGAAGTCCTGTTGAATTACCCGGAAGGCACTACTGTGTTGAAAGAGCTCATTCAGAACGCCGATGACGCCGGAGCTACCAAGGTTTGTCTCTGCTTGGATCGCCGTGTCCACGGTGTCGAATCATTGCTCTCGAAGAAGCTTTCCGAGTGGCAAGGACCGGCGCTGCTGGCCTATAACAATGCCGTGTTTACTGAAGATGATTTCGTTAGTATTTCGAGGATTGGAGGGAGTGGGAAGCTCGGTCAGGCGTGGAAAACTGGACGTTTCGGGTGATTTTTCGCGTTTTTTTGAGTTTATTTTGCGGAATTGTGGTTGTTGTTTGTGCGAATGATGATTGTTGAACCGATACTCGATTATTTACTAGTTAATGCTGATTATACTTATTATGTCACTTAACTATTAACTTATTTTccgttttttcttttttgagttTATTTTGCAGGATTGTGGTTGATTGTTTGTTTGTGTGGTATAATGAAATGACGATAAATTGTTGAATTGATACTTGAGTTGTTAATAGTTAAtgctgattatatatattatgtcagaCTAAATTATTAAGTTTTCGAGGAGGTGAAGGCCTGTGTTTCGGATTATAGTAGATATGTacattgtaattattttgtggTACTGATAAGGTTTAGAGGTTTTAATGTCCTTGTCACTGCACGATTTATTTCACTTTGGGAATTTGTTTCTGATTATTAGTTTTGAGACTTTTAATTTATAGAGGTTTTACTTGTCACCGTATGGTTTGGTTTCGTTCAGTTTGAGAgtttatttcaatttattagtttatttacTACATTATTGACGTAACAGGAAGCCTATTACACATATTCGCACTCagttaataatttggataactCGATTGGTTAATAACCTCAGCTgaataatacatttttttggTTAGGATTATAGTAGATAcatgtattttttaatttcagtCCAAGACTAAGAAGTTGTAGAGGTTCTACTGTACTTGTTACTATACGATTAATTGATTACTTGTGATGTGGTAGATTGATTGCATGATGTGTTTTTAACTGCAGGGTTGGGTTTAATTCTGTGTATCATCTTACTGATTTGCCTTCTTTTGTAAGTGGTAAATATATGGTAATGTTTGATCCTCAAGGGGATTATCTTCCGAACGTATCCACAGCTAATCCAGGGAAGAGGATTGAATTTGTTAGTACCTCAGCGATTTCGTTGTATAAAGATCAGTTCTCTCCTTATTGTGCTTTTGGTTGTGATATGAAGAATTCTTTTCCGGGGACATTGTTTCGCTTTCCCTTGAGGAATGAGGAGCAGGCGGCTAATAGTAAGTTATCAAAGCAGGCTTATATGGAAGATGATATTAGCTCCTTGTTTGAGCAGCTTTACGAAGAAGGAGTTTTTACATTATTGTTCCTCAAAAATGTTCTTGATGTTGAAATACATGTATGGGATGATGGGGTGGCAACACCTAGAAAGATTTATTCTTGTTCAGTTAAATCTGCAAATGCTGATACAGTTAGGCATCGACAGGCACTTCTAAGACTGTCAAAGTCTGCAAACCCATCTGTTGGTGAGATAGATGCCTTTTCAGTGGACTTCTTGAGAGAGGCTATACATGGAAACCAGTCTCTTAAAAGGGTTGATACTTTCTATATTGTGCAAAAGATGGCAGCAGCATCTAGTAGGATAGGTTCTTTTGCTGCAACTGCATTAAAAGATTATGATATTCACCTGCTACCCTGGGCATCAGTAGCAGCGTGcatatcaaataaattatcaGATGTAATATTCTAATCTTTTACTATTCtactctctcttttctctcccGCGTACATCCGAAATGAAAAAAGAACCAGATAGCCTGATTTTATTGGTTCACATACTTGTTATTGTGGTGATTACAAGTTTTAAGTTCCAGTTTGAATACCTTCGGCGTATGCATTCTTCTGCCTTTCCTATTTCTTCACCGTCTTTTACTTTTcttaagatttttttaattgaaatctACTTCAATTTTGTTTCCTCAAATAACAATGTATTAGTAGTTAATTAACCATTTAAAAAAGGATATGACATCTTCAACATTTACTGCTATGCTGAGGTATACTATCACCTCCACAGCTGGGGGAAAATTCTGACTCGTATGTGTTATCTAACAGGAGGATGCTGTTAATACAGGCCgtgcattttgttttcttccTTTGCCTGTAAAAACTGGATTAACTGTGCAAGTCAATGGATACTT is a window from the Daucus carota subsp. sativus chromosome 8, DH1 v3.0, whole genome shotgun sequence genome containing:
- the LOC108198505 gene encoding uncharacterized protein LOC108198505 is translated as MSSYSSASNVHSPDFCGCGLSPVLRTSWTDKNPGRRFWGCSMYMKNRRMGCNFHQWHDPPVCGRSRNIIPGLLKRIERLECEIEKRGRNERRMKQWLCALAVLVVLLFWHCISMMY